The Ornithodoros turicata isolate Travis chromosome 9, ASM3712646v1, whole genome shotgun sequence genome includes a region encoding these proteins:
- the LOC135368045 gene encoding uncharacterized protein LOC135368045, which yields MFDFARQGYSYSQTPDEAKVGSSYITSGYPDEARSVHAVRVCSSHFTDNVYLDENIMEVQLGLTQKRNELKLDAVPTVFHEQSEPATSTLQAVRQGQAQVKDQVLLIKSHPSMKRHQTMYVCARQFC from the exons atgtttgatttcgcacgccaaggatacagctacagccagaccccagacgaagcgaaagttggaagcagctacatcactagcgggtatccagatgaagcaaggagtgttcatgctgtccgtgtatgctcctcgcatttcaccgataatgtgtacctggatgagaacatcatggaagtgcaacttggattgacacaaaaaaggaacgaattgaaacttgacgccgttccgacagtgttccacgaacaaagcgagccagcaacttcgaca ctgcaggcagttcgacagggtcaagcgcaagtg aaggaccaggtgctgctgatcaagtcccatccatccatgaaacggcatcaaacaatgtacgtgtgtgcacggcaattttgctga